ATAGCTTGCATTTCTTGAAATAATGCGCTGTTTTGAACTTTCATAATACTCTCTGACAATGCAGTTTACTTATGCACTGATAAAGCACAAACCGTGCCACAAAATAAAACAAGCAAATTCAATAGCTTGAACCATTAATTTTGCATGTCAGAGTTTTGACAGCAAACAAGCTCACAAAAATGTGAGCTTGCTTGAGTAACTTTTTGGAAGGAGTTTATGCAGGTAAGGCGATACCCAAGTCTCGCATTTGCGCCAGTTTATAACGTAACGTGCGAGGACTAATACCTAAGGTTTCTGCAACCTCTTTACGCTTACCATTACAGCGAGCTAAGGTTTCTAAAATAATACGATGCTCTTTGTCTTTCAGCTCGTCTTTGTAATTACCTTGCTCACTCACTTGTGGCACGGTATCTAAATTAACTTCAACAGGCTGTTCTTGATATACCGGAGCGTTGTGTGGTGGCGTAGCGACTGGCTTGATATCCACCGTAAGCAACTCTTCAATAAAGACATCATCTTGATGAATACTATTACCATCACATAATATCAATGCCCGTTGCATAACGTTATCAAGCTCTCGTACGTTACCTGGCCAAGCATGCGATAGCAGCTTTTGTTTCGCACCCTCACTTAGTTGAGCTATAGGCTCTTTACTTTTCAGGCAATGACGCTCTATTAAATGCTCAGCCAATACAATAATGTCGCCAGGACGCTCGGCTAATGGTTTCCACAATAGCGGGAATACATTTAAGCGATAATATAAATCTTCTCTAAATAGATTTTCGCTCACCGCTTCTTTCAAATCTCGGTTACTTGTAGCTAGAACGCGAACATCAAGCTCTATGGTTTTACGACCGCCTAAGCGCTCTACTTCGCGCTCTTGAAGTACACGCAGTAATTTAGCTTGTAAGCCTAAATCCATCTCAGTAATTTCATCAAGTAAGATGGTACCACCTTGAGCTTGCTCAAATTTACCCGGGCAAGCTTGAATAGCGCCGGTAAACGCCCCTTTTTCGTAACCGAATAAGGTTGCTTCAAGCATGTTTTCAGGAATAGCAGCACAGTTAATAGCCACAAAGGGAGCATCGCTACGATTTGATTTATCGTGGATAAAACGAGCCAACACTTCTTTACCCGAGCCACTTGGGCCGAGTACCATGACACTGGCATCTGAGCGGGCAACTTTGCTCGCGAGCTCTAATAGCTTAATGCTTGATGGATCGGCAACGATTGGACCATCGGTTTCTTTTTCTTTTTCAGGCAAATAACGGCTAACCATATTAAGGAGCACTTCTGGAGCAAACGGTTTTGCCATGTAATCAATCGCGCCTAAACGCATTGCTTCTACAGCATCATCGATAGTGGCATAGGCCGTCATCATTAATACCGGCAGCTCAGGATAATTAAGTTTAATGCTACGTAGTAGGTCAAGGCCGCTCATAGCGCCCATTTGCACATCACTAACAACCAATGAATAGCTATTTTGCTTAAGCAAGATCATCGCTTGTTCGGCGCTATCTGCAGCAACGCAATCAATACCCGACATTTCAAGGGTATCAATCAGTGCTTCTCGTAAGCCTGCGTCGTCTTCAACGACTAAAATAGAGTTAGTATTCATTTTGCCTCCGCTGACATTGGTTCTGCACTAATTGGCAAGATCAAACTAAAACATGCTCCCCCATGAGCATTATTAGCCACTTCAACCCGTCCTTGGTGCGCATTGGCGACTGAACTTACAACAGCAAGTCCAAGCCCCGTGCCTTGGCTTTTGGTAGTGTAAAAAGGTTCGAATAATTTGTTGGCATGACGTAAATCAACACCCGGGCCATTATCACTGACACTGATGCGAACACAGTTTTCGCTAGTTTCGTCACGTTCGGCACTCAGGGTTACCACAGCCTCAGTACCAATAATTTGAATACTATTGTGGATCAGGTTTTGAATAGCACTCGCCAGAGCCGTTTTATTACCCATAATTTCAATATCAGGTTCTGGTAAGTTCACGCTTAGTTCACTGTTATTTTGCGCAACCATAGCATCAGCACCGGCTTTTACTTCATTAAGTAACTGCTGCATTGAAACGCTTTCGACCACTTGTTGCTCACCACTTTTGGCAAATAACAGCATATCGTTCACTTGAGTTTCTAAATCTTTTAAACGCGACATTAACTTTGTATGAAAGTTGCCACGCGAGCTTTCTGGCAATCGCTTTGAGCCTAAATTTGCGGCATACAGCATGGCCGCTGATAACGGTGTTCTGACTTGATGAGCAAGCGAAGCGACCATTTTGCCAAGCGCACTTAAGCGCTGCATATGTGCTACTCGCTTTTGTAAGCGTCTGGTTTCAGTTAAATCTGTCATTAAAATTAACTGCCCTGGCTCTGGAGCAAGCGCAGTAATATCAAGCTTTATTAAACGGCCATCCTTAAGTGATACTTCATGTCCATCGTCTTGCTTTGGTCGAAATGAGCGTTGAATAACGCTAAACCACTTTTCACCTTCAAGGGGTTCACCTAGCATATCAATGGCAATTTGATTGGCTTTTGCGATCATGCCTCGGCCATCTAAAACCACCACACCCGCAGGCATGGTATCAACCAAGTGGCCTAACCAACTGGCTTGTTGGCGCAGATCACTCAATTCACCCACATACTCTTCTTGCTGTAAGCATGGGTTATATTGTTTGGCTGTGATAAATTGTGGTTTTAGGACATTTGCTAAGGCCATAATCGATACTCAAAAAATCGTGTCTACCTAGCTAAATGCACAATCCGTACCAAATTTATTTTTGTTTTATTTCAATAAATTAAAGACAAAACAACACTGACAAAAAAATGACAATCGCGAGGGAATAATGCAAAAAGAACACCATTGTCGTTGCCCATGGCTCGATACCAGCAAAGAAGATTATGTGGCCTATCATGACCAAGAATGGGGGGTGCCATTATATGATGATCACCGCTTATTTGAATTTATAACCTTAGAGTCAGCACAAGCGGGACTGAGTTGGTATACCATACTTAAAAAGCGTGATGGCTATCGCAGTGCCTTCAAAAACTTTGTTGTTGAAGACGTTGCCAAAATGACCGAAGACGACGTCGAACGATTAATGCAGTTTGAAGGTATTATTCGTAATCGTGCTAAAATCGCTGCCACTATCAATAACGCGCAGCGTTTTATTGAAATTCAAAAAGAGTTTGGCAGTTTCTCAAACTACCAATGGCAGTTTGTGGGTGGCAAGCCACTGGTAAACGACCTCGATAAATTAGCGGACTATCCGGCTATTACTGAAGCCTCAACAGCATTCGCCAAAGATTTAAAAAAGCGCGGCTTTAAGTTTTTGGGCCCGACTACGGTGTATGCCCACATGCAGGCCTGCGGCATGGTTAACGACCACAGTAATGATTGCTTTAGAAAACAAGAGATTATTGATAGTTATTAAGTGATAAGGGCTAAGCTTGCCTTTTACCTTCTTAGTGCATCAAGCAACGTCCGGTGGTAAAAATCTAATTAAGTATTTATTCACAAAGAGGCTAAGAGACGCTGCGCTTATGAGGTAAAAATAAAGGTGTTAAATTTTAGGTTCTAGGCTACTAGGTGTAGCGCGCAGCACCTCGATTACCTTGGTGGTAAAAGTATTAAAAGCCTGATTCACAAACAGGTTAAAGGAATATTGCGCTTTAAATATTAAAAGAAAGGGCTTGGTTTCTCATTTGTTCCTCATTGTTTTCTCTTTGTGCAAAAAGCTTTTAGTGATTTATTACCACAGCACACCCCGAAAAAAGACGGTGAGCGTGCCTACAAGCTTAGCGCCTATAAATAATGACAAAGCTCACTCTATAGGCTTCATAACCATAGTACTTAGTTAATTTTTGCCTAAAACCTACTACCTGCCGACTAAAACCTGCTCTTGGCTATTAATCACGCGTTAGGTTATATTTCTTCATTTTTTCGACTAGTGTGGTGCGGCGAACACCTAAAATTTCTGCTGCACGTGCAACAACGTAATCATAGCGCTCTAATGCTTGGCTGATTAAGCTAATTTCTAGCTCAGCAAGATACTCTTTGAGCTCAATTCCTTCATCTGGTAATAAACCTGAGTCAGCCGTTGTTGCTGGTACATCAAGCTCTTCCTCATCATAATCACTAAAGCCGGTACTGAAAATATCGTTGAAAGCATCTCGCTCCATCAACTCTTCAGGGTACTCAGGCTCATAAGCCTCGACTTCGATATAACGATATTTAGCTGGTAGGTCTGGCACATCAACCACTTTATCAGGGAACATGATCACCATGCGTTCAACTAAGTTAGCAAGCTCACGAATATTCCCCGGCCACGCATGCTCTTTTAAGCTTTGAATCGCACGCTCAGTGAATTTGGCCGTTGTGCCACTTTGCTCGTTCACACGACGCATTAACTCTTTTAAAAGCAGAGGAATGTCGTCGGCACGCTCACTAAGCGAAGGATTTTCAATTGGAAACACGTTTAAGCGATAAAAAAGGTCTTCACGGAAGTCGCCCTTTTCAATCATTTCTTCAAGGTTGCGGTGAGTCGCAGCAATAATGCGTACATCTGCTTGAATAGGCTTAGTACCCCCTACTCGCTCATAGCTACGCTCTTGCAACACACGCAGTAGTTTAACCTGCATTTGCAAAGGCATATCACCAATTTCATCTAGAAACAGCGTGCCGCCTTGCGCTAATTCAAAACGCCCTTTGCGTGCAGAAATAGCGCCCGTAAAGGCACCCTTTTCATGGCCAAATAGCTCACTTTCAAGTAGTTCGCCTGGGATAGCACCACAGTTTACCGGCACAAATGGCCCGGTATTGCGTTTAGAGAGTAAATGAACGTTGCGTGCAACAACTTCTTTACCTGTGCCTGACTCACCTAAGATCAGCACATTGGCATCGGTTTTTGCTACTTGCTCAATTAAAAAGCGCACATCTTTTACAGCTTCGGTTTCACCTACTAAACCATCAAATGATTTGTTAGATTTAGCTTGTTTATGGTCACCCGGTAGCATGCGCTGATATTGCTGACAATCATGCAATAGCTGAGTAGTTACATCATGGTTAAATGGCTCACAAATTAAACCTACTACATTTGCAATGCTTAGTAACGGTTTGAGTGTTTCACCAATTAATAAAAACGGAATGGCAGGAAACTGTTTGATCACAGCCTCGTGATTTAGCTGCTGTAAAGCACCAAGAATGACCATGCATTCTTGCTGTTGATGTTTTTCACAAAAAGACTGTAATGAAGTCTCATCAACTAATTGTGCAGTTTCACCAATGAAGGTAAGTGCTGCATGTAAACCTATCGCACGATTATTATTATTGTCTAAAATTAAGATCATTATTGGCGAACCACAGTTACCACGAGGTTAGTTAATTTCTAAATTGTAAGCGAGTTTAGGAGGGATGCAAGCGCTAAGCGGCAATTTATTGACATCAACGCCAAAAAAATGCCGAAGTAAGCTTTATTTCATACTAAGTAACTAGATTTAGGCAACAGAAAGAAAATTTAAGAATGCCTGAGCTCTTGCATTATGGATATTTGGTACCCTTCGAACATTAATAAAACTAGCAACTTCAGCATTATTCCAATGATACAAACCCGTTAAACATCCAAAAAAATGCCTATAATCAACGTGGTACTCACTTCTAGGTTCTAGTCCTTCATACTGTTCAAGTAGCTCAACCTCCGAGTACTTATTACAGTTTAGCGCTAAGGTTAGTACTTTTTTGTCGTTAATATGGATATGAAATACAAAAAAATAATCTTCCGCGAGTTCTGATTTTGCTCTTGCCTTAACTAAACTTTCAAAAAGTAACTTTCGAAATTTAATTTTCTCTATTGGTACATAAATTTCGTTTTCATAATCAAGTTTTTTATCTTTTAACTCTGCTTTACGAGCTTCATAATCTTGGTGGGAGTATAGTTGCTCCCTTTGAGCTGAAATGTGACCCGATGCTAAATCTATTTCTCCATTACCATGATCTGCAAGAACAATCGCTTTAGAATCAAATGATTTCACTTCAAATGCATCCGCGACTCCTCTAAAGTCATTTAATTCTGTAAGCTTTCCTGCAAGCATGTACTTACCTGCAAATGGTAAATGATATGTTGAATCAAAATGCTCTGTGTAGCTTATATATCTCTTAAAGAATTGCTGCTTTTTTAATTCGGCTTTAATTAGTAGCTCTGGATCGGATAATTCATAATATGTTTGGGGAAATGGTCCAGCTCCAGTGTATCCTAAAGCCAGTAAATCAAGCTTATCACAATATTGATTAATTATAGTTTTAAGCTCATAAACATGTTTTGGGCTTTCAATACAATCGTTTAAGTTTAGTAAATTTTTATCTTTGTAATTAACAAAAAGTGCTGAATCTATATCAGAGTCTGAGCCATGTACATTCGGTATGATATGAATATTGGTATCACCATATTTGATTTCATTGACTTCCGTTACACGAATCCCGTCAGCTTTCGCTTTATGATAAAGGTAATTTTTCTCAAAACTAGGAATTAAAACGGGTTTTTCACCATATCTTTCAAATAATTTTTTTATAAATATTGGATCATAATGGTCAGGATGAATGTGAGAAATATAAATTACATCAGGCTCCTTTATCACAGAAAGAGGCTCTTTCAATTCAGGAAACTGGTACCATGCTCCATCGTAGGCGCCTGGAGTAAACCATGGGTCTGTTAATATTCTGATGTCTGGCGTTTCGATCTCAATACAAGCACTGTAGATATACCTCACTTTCATACTCTTTCCTTAAA
Above is a window of Pseudoalteromonas shioyasakiensis DNA encoding:
- a CDS encoding sigma-54-dependent transcriptional regulator, encoding MNTNSILVVEDDAGLREALIDTLEMSGIDCVAADSAEQAMILLKQNSYSLVVSDVQMGAMSGLDLLRSIKLNYPELPVLMMTAYATIDDAVEAMRLGAIDYMAKPFAPEVLLNMVSRYLPEKEKETDGPIVADPSSIKLLELASKVARSDASVMVLGPSGSGKEVLARFIHDKSNRSDAPFVAINCAAIPENMLEATLFGYEKGAFTGAIQACPGKFEQAQGGTILLDEITEMDLGLQAKLLRVLQEREVERLGGRKTIELDVRVLATSNRDLKEAVSENLFREDLYYRLNVFPLLWKPLAERPGDIIVLAEHLIERHCLKSKEPIAQLSEGAKQKLLSHAWPGNVRELDNVMQRALILCDGNSIHQDDVFIEELLTVDIKPVATPPHNAPVYQEQPVEVNLDTVPQVSEQGNYKDELKDKEHRIILETLARCNGKRKEVAETLGISPRTLRYKLAQMRDLGIALPA
- a CDS encoding sensor histidine kinase; the protein is MALANVLKPQFITAKQYNPCLQQEEYVGELSDLRQQASWLGHLVDTMPAGVVVLDGRGMIAKANQIAIDMLGEPLEGEKWFSVIQRSFRPKQDDGHEVSLKDGRLIKLDITALAPEPGQLILMTDLTETRRLQKRVAHMQRLSALGKMVASLAHQVRTPLSAAMLYAANLGSKRLPESSRGNFHTKLMSRLKDLETQVNDMLLFAKSGEQQVVESVSMQQLLNEVKAGADAMVAQNNSELSVNLPEPDIEIMGNKTALASAIQNLIHNSIQIIGTEAVVTLSAERDETSENCVRISVSDNGPGVDLRHANKLFEPFYTTKSQGTGLGLAVVSSVANAHQGRVEVANNAHGGACFSLILPISAEPMSAEAK
- a CDS encoding DNA-3-methyladenine glycosylase I — protein: MQKEHHCRCPWLDTSKEDYVAYHDQEWGVPLYDDHRLFEFITLESAQAGLSWYTILKKRDGYRSAFKNFVVEDVAKMTEDDVERLMQFEGIIRNRAKIAATINNAQRFIEIQKEFGSFSNYQWQFVGGKPLVNDLDKLADYPAITEASTAFAKDLKKRGFKFLGPTTVYAHMQACGMVNDHSNDCFRKQEIIDSY
- a CDS encoding sigma-54 dependent transcriptional regulator; the encoded protein is MILILDNNNNRAIGLHAALTFIGETAQLVDETSLQSFCEKHQQQECMVILGALQQLNHEAVIKQFPAIPFLLIGETLKPLLSIANVVGLICEPFNHDVTTQLLHDCQQYQRMLPGDHKQAKSNKSFDGLVGETEAVKDVRFLIEQVAKTDANVLILGESGTGKEVVARNVHLLSKRNTGPFVPVNCGAIPGELLESELFGHEKGAFTGAISARKGRFELAQGGTLFLDEIGDMPLQMQVKLLRVLQERSYERVGGTKPIQADVRIIAATHRNLEEMIEKGDFREDLFYRLNVFPIENPSLSERADDIPLLLKELMRRVNEQSGTTAKFTERAIQSLKEHAWPGNIRELANLVERMVIMFPDKVVDVPDLPAKYRYIEVEAYEPEYPEELMERDAFNDIFSTGFSDYDEEELDVPATTADSGLLPDEGIELKEYLAELEISLISQALERYDYVVARAAEILGVRRTTLVEKMKKYNLTRD
- a CDS encoding MBL fold metallo-hydrolase; amino-acid sequence: MKVRYIYSACIEIETPDIRILTDPWFTPGAYDGAWYQFPELKEPLSVIKEPDVIYISHIHPDHYDPIFIKKLFERYGEKPVLIPSFEKNYLYHKAKADGIRVTEVNEIKYGDTNIHIIPNVHGSDSDIDSALFVNYKDKNLLNLNDCIESPKHVYELKTIINQYCDKLDLLALGYTGAGPFPQTYYELSDPELLIKAELKKQQFFKRYISYTEHFDSTYHLPFAGKYMLAGKLTELNDFRGVADAFEVKSFDSKAIVLADHGNGEIDLASGHISAQREQLYSHQDYEARKAELKDKKLDYENEIYVPIEKIKFRKLLFESLVKARAKSELAEDYFFVFHIHINDKKVLTLALNCNKYSEVELLEQYEGLEPRSEYHVDYRHFFGCLTGLYHWNNAEVASFINVRRVPNIHNARAQAFLNFLSVA